Proteins encoded by one window of Pseudomonas tructae:
- a CDS encoding DUF3077 domain-containing protein: MDEDLNPATTAKTAGIAAFGEGESGRSTHRLFRVEPGHSAAFALEQSAVLMGCVHRLTLQAGIEQDAALVWAAHYLSGMAKALVEDVAHAMAAEAR; encoded by the coding sequence ATGGATGAGGATTTGAACCCCGCCACCACCGCCAAGACAGCCGGCATCGCTGCCTTCGGTGAAGGTGAAAGTGGGCGCTCCACACACAGGCTGTTTCGCGTCGAGCCCGGCCACAGTGCGGCGTTCGCCCTGGAGCAGTCGGCGGTGTTGATGGGCTGTGTGCATCGGCTGACTTTGCAGGCCGGGATCGAGCAGGACGCTGCATTGGTGTGGGCGGCGCATTACCTCAGCGGCATGGCCAAGGCGCTGGTGGAGGATGTGGCGCATGCCATGGCGGCTGAGGCGCGCTGA
- a CDS encoding HNH endonuclease has translation MQFFWVNLGTTHKEARTGNFLWAPLSSRSESGKVQTRRHWDNVGKVKAGDVIFCYHDNYLRAIAKAERDAYQAERPPTRSFNEWSNQGHRVDITLTDLKHLLRSDDIAPTYQAQFDIHTEPSLFNSKGNVNQIYMAKLPADAALYLLEQAEVIADYEDQLVDAGSPEETPSVTTREALVKARIGQGAFRTGLFKRWEQKCALTGLKNPNLLVASHIQAWALADNKARLDTDNGLLLATHIDRLFDCGLISFAEDGQLLISNNLAAEEHKILGLDQYTSIPTLSKGNRRYLEKHRKRFSFA, from the coding sequence ATGCAATTTTTCTGGGTAAACCTAGGTACGACTCACAAGGAAGCCAGAACCGGCAATTTTCTCTGGGCCCCGCTGAGCTCCCGCTCAGAATCCGGCAAGGTACAAACCCGTCGCCACTGGGACAACGTCGGCAAAGTGAAAGCCGGAGACGTGATCTTCTGTTACCACGACAACTACCTACGCGCCATTGCTAAAGCCGAACGCGATGCCTATCAAGCCGAGCGCCCACCAACGCGCTCGTTCAACGAGTGGAGCAACCAAGGGCACCGAGTCGATATCACCCTCACCGACCTCAAGCACCTCTTACGCAGCGACGACATTGCACCCACCTACCAAGCGCAATTCGACATCCACACAGAGCCATCGTTGTTCAACAGCAAAGGCAATGTGAATCAGATCTACATGGCCAAATTGCCTGCTGATGCTGCGCTGTATTTGCTGGAACAAGCCGAGGTGATTGCCGACTACGAAGACCAGCTCGTTGATGCTGGGTCGCCAGAAGAAACCCCTTCCGTTACCACTCGAGAAGCGCTCGTCAAAGCTCGAATTGGCCAAGGCGCGTTTCGAACAGGATTGTTCAAACGCTGGGAGCAAAAGTGTGCTTTGACTGGGCTAAAAAATCCCAACCTGTTGGTCGCCTCGCACATTCAGGCATGGGCATTAGCCGACAACAAAGCCCGGCTGGACACAGACAACGGCTTGCTGCTGGCCACCCACATTGATCGGCTCTTCGACTGCGGGTTGATTTCTTTTGCTGAAGATGGGCAACTGCTGATCAGCAATAATTTGGCGGCGGAGGAACACAAAATCCTAGGGCTGGACCAATACACATCGATTCCAACCTTGAGTAAGGGCAACCGACGCTATCTTGAGAAGCACCGCAAGCGCTTTAGCTTTGCGTAG
- a CDS encoding restriction endonuclease: MTRMWMVRGEGGSLYDAFREREVAAIGWDQLAPHAKPGVGRKQLMSLYQSIEPQTKQGTIVSGASQVWRFVNEIQNGDWVITYSPANRLYLVGTITGMTEHRPEWAAQGMSLARKVRWQALELSREKLGVSTKNSLGSTLTIFEVPARAAAEVLAALQGGPAPEAEPDDVTDEAIADPLADIESQAIERIKDRVSEIDWDEMQHLVAGILRAMGYKTQVSPPGSDRGKDIVASPDGFGFENPRIVVEVKHRKGQMGSQDIRSFLGGRHKDDRGLYVSTGGFSKDALYEADRASIPLSLWTLDHVVRALIEHYDATDAETKRIVPLKRLYWPA; this comes from the coding sequence ATGACACGGATGTGGATGGTTCGCGGCGAAGGGGGAAGCTTGTACGACGCTTTTCGCGAAAGAGAAGTAGCGGCCATCGGATGGGACCAGTTAGCGCCACATGCCAAACCAGGCGTCGGACGCAAACAGCTAATGTCCTTGTATCAGTCAATCGAACCGCAAACAAAACAAGGCACCATTGTCTCAGGCGCCTCTCAGGTGTGGCGTTTCGTGAACGAAATCCAGAATGGTGATTGGGTCATCACCTACTCTCCGGCAAACCGCCTCTACCTGGTTGGCACAATCACCGGGATGACAGAACACCGTCCAGAGTGGGCAGCACAAGGCATGTCGCTTGCTCGAAAAGTACGGTGGCAAGCGCTAGAACTGTCACGCGAGAAGTTGGGTGTAAGCACCAAAAACAGCTTGGGCTCTACCCTGACCATTTTCGAAGTGCCAGCCCGAGCGGCAGCGGAAGTCTTGGCAGCATTACAAGGTGGACCCGCCCCAGAGGCAGAGCCAGATGACGTCACCGATGAAGCCATTGCCGACCCACTCGCGGACATCGAATCTCAAGCAATCGAGCGAATCAAAGACCGAGTGAGCGAGATTGATTGGGACGAAATGCAGCATCTGGTTGCGGGGATTCTTCGCGCGATGGGCTACAAAACTCAGGTTTCACCACCGGGTTCAGACCGAGGGAAAGACATTGTTGCTTCACCAGATGGATTTGGGTTTGAGAACCCTCGTATCGTTGTCGAGGTGAAACACCGTAAGGGGCAGATGGGTAGCCAGGATATTCGTAGTTTCCTCGGTGGCCGCCATAAAGACGATCGTGGCTTATACGTCAGTACGGGTGGTTTCAGTAAGGATGCACTTTACGAAGCGGATCGGGCTTCGATTCCGTTATCGTTGTGGACACTGGATCATGTAGTTAGGGCGTTGATTGAGCATTACGATGCTACGGATGCTGAGACGAAGAGGATTGTTCCTTTGAAGAGGCTTTATTGGCCTGCTTAG
- a CDS encoding integrase domain-containing protein has translation MCAQTARLSDRQLKAVKPKDKDYVLTDGDGLQLRVRVNRSMQWNFNYRHPVTKNRINMALGSYPEVSLAQARRKAVEAREVLAQGIDPKAQRNDLAQAKLAETEHTFEKVATAWFELKKDSVTPAYAEDIWRSLTLHVFPSMKSTPITEVSAPMVIKILRPIEAKGSLETVKRLSQRLNEIMTYGVNSGMIFANPLSGIRAVFKKPKKENMAALPPEELPELMLEIANASIKRTTRCLIEWQLHTMTRPAEAATTRWADIDFERRVWTIPPERMKKRRPHSIPLSDQAMSLLEILKSHSGHREYVFPADRNPRTHANSQTANMALKRMGFQDRLVSHGMRSMASTILNEHGWDPELIEVALAHVDKDEVRSAYNRADYIERRRPMMAWWSEYILKASTGNLSASAMNLSRDRNVVPIR, from the coding sequence ATGTGCGCTCAAACAGCTCGCCTCTCCGACCGCCAGCTCAAGGCGGTCAAGCCCAAAGACAAGGACTACGTCCTCACGGATGGCGACGGGCTCCAGCTCCGAGTCCGGGTCAACCGCTCCATGCAGTGGAATTTCAACTACAGGCATCCGGTCACCAAAAATCGAATCAACATGGCGCTCGGCTCCTACCCTGAGGTCTCTCTGGCGCAAGCTCGGCGGAAAGCGGTTGAGGCTAGGGAAGTACTTGCGCAGGGGATCGACCCCAAAGCTCAGCGCAATGATCTCGCGCAGGCCAAGCTAGCCGAGACAGAACATACGTTCGAGAAAGTAGCTACCGCCTGGTTCGAGCTGAAAAAGGACTCGGTCACGCCGGCCTATGCCGAGGACATCTGGCGCTCACTCACACTGCACGTTTTCCCCAGCATGAAATCGACTCCGATCACGGAAGTCAGCGCACCGATGGTGATCAAGATCCTTCGCCCCATCGAAGCCAAAGGCAGCTTGGAAACCGTGAAGCGGCTTAGCCAGCGCCTCAACGAGATCATGACTTACGGTGTCAATTCGGGAATGATCTTCGCGAACCCGCTAAGCGGGATTCGGGCGGTGTTCAAGAAACCGAAGAAAGAAAACATGGCGGCGCTTCCACCCGAGGAGCTTCCTGAACTCATGCTGGAAATAGCGAACGCCAGTATCAAGCGCACGACACGTTGTCTGATCGAATGGCAGTTGCACACCATGACTCGCCCCGCCGAGGCGGCGACTACTCGCTGGGCAGACATCGACTTTGAAAGGCGTGTCTGGACCATCCCGCCAGAGCGGATGAAGAAGCGCCGCCCGCACAGCATCCCGTTGAGCGATCAAGCCATGTCATTGCTGGAGATACTGAAGTCCCACAGTGGTCATCGGGAATACGTCTTCCCGGCAGACCGAAACCCTCGTACTCATGCCAATAGCCAGACCGCCAACATGGCGTTGAAACGCATGGGCTTCCAGGACCGCTTGGTCAGCCACGGCATGCGCTCGATGGCCAGCACCATCTTGAATGAACATGGGTGGGACCCGGAGCTCATCGAAGTGGCGTTGGCGCACGTCGACAAGGATGAGGTGCGCAGTGCCTACAACCGAGCCGACTACATCGAGCGACGGCGGCCGATGATGGCCTGGTGGAGCGAGTACATTCTGAAGGCGTCGACGGGCAATCTCTCGGCCAGCGCGATGAATTTGTCCAGGGATCGGAACGTAGTGCCCATACGATAG
- a CDS encoding YfjI family protein, whose amino-acid sequence MQLREVQGPPRPLLEQQVTPLPYPVAELGDLLGPAVERMADVIGVPCAMAAQSILATAALASQAHANVHLDGRIYPLSLYLLTVACSGDRKSAVDHIALQAARDWERQQWIAYGEQLKAHRAAMSLTAKSPTSKKSAQLALDAQPEPIQPRLLSAEPTIEGLVKSLCHGLPSMGLFSDEGGQFLGGSTMSRDNMIKAITHLSTLWDGSPIDRSRAMAGESLRAYDRRLSMHLMLQPRLADRLLQDADIKDQGILGRCLISWPERLVGERLYKAVDLTRDPKVQLYQQRIAALMQKPWSRHKDGGLNPAVLELRPRAREAWIAIHDTIECESGEFGELVNVQAAAGKAAANVLRMAGVMAVVEESTVLEETHIQRASTLMDYYLAETQRLTEQEPLNKLRAEADCLLRWLIQKNWPPFRLRDLARNGPRFARKSTRHTFALLLELIAHNWLNNHGDIFEVRHVPPQ is encoded by the coding sequence ATGCAACTGCGCGAAGTACAAGGGCCACCACGCCCCTTGTTGGAACAGCAGGTTACGCCCCTACCCTACCCGGTCGCGGAGCTGGGCGATCTATTGGGGCCTGCCGTGGAACGCATGGCCGATGTGATCGGCGTGCCCTGCGCCATGGCCGCGCAATCCATTCTGGCCACGGCAGCTTTAGCGAGCCAGGCGCACGCCAATGTTCACCTCGACGGCCGAATCTATCCGTTGTCGCTGTACTTGCTGACGGTGGCTTGCTCGGGTGATCGCAAAAGCGCGGTGGACCATATTGCACTGCAGGCCGCACGCGATTGGGAAAGACAGCAGTGGATCGCCTATGGCGAACAGCTCAAGGCGCACCGAGCTGCAATGAGCCTCACCGCGAAGTCACCGACCTCGAAAAAGTCAGCACAGCTAGCGCTGGACGCCCAACCTGAACCCATCCAACCGAGACTCCTCAGTGCTGAGCCGACCATTGAGGGCCTGGTCAAAAGCCTGTGCCACGGTTTGCCCAGCATGGGTCTGTTCAGCGATGAAGGCGGCCAGTTTTTGGGCGGCAGTACCATGAGCAGGGACAACATGATCAAGGCGATCACTCACTTATCGACGCTGTGGGACGGCAGCCCGATTGATCGGTCGCGCGCGATGGCAGGGGAAAGTCTGCGTGCCTATGACCGCCGTCTCAGCATGCACTTGATGCTGCAACCCCGCCTGGCCGACCGCTTGCTTCAGGACGCAGATATCAAAGACCAAGGCATCCTGGGGCGCTGCCTAATCAGTTGGCCCGAGCGTCTAGTTGGAGAGCGGCTGTACAAGGCGGTCGATCTAACACGAGATCCGAAGGTGCAACTGTACCAGCAACGCATTGCCGCGCTGATGCAGAAACCTTGGTCACGCCATAAAGACGGTGGCCTCAACCCCGCAGTCCTGGAGTTGAGGCCCCGCGCCCGTGAGGCCTGGATTGCCATTCACGACACCATTGAATGCGAGTCCGGGGAATTTGGCGAGCTGGTCAACGTGCAAGCGGCCGCGGGCAAGGCCGCAGCGAACGTTCTACGCATGGCTGGTGTGATGGCGGTTGTTGAGGAGTCGACGGTCTTGGAAGAAACGCACATTCAGCGCGCCTCTACGCTGATGGACTACTACCTGGCCGAGACACAACGACTGACCGAACAGGAACCACTGAACAAGCTTCGCGCAGAGGCAGATTGCTTGCTGCGCTGGTTAATTCAGAAGAATTGGCCGCCGTTCCGCCTCCGCGATCTCGCGCGCAACGGCCCTCGCTTTGCCCGAAAAAGCACTCGGCACACCTTCGCGTTATTGCTGGAGCTGATTGCCCATAACTGGCTGAACAATCACGGGGACATATTCGAGGTGCGTCATGTTCCGCCTCAATGA
- a CDS encoding integrase domain-containing protein: MALVGRRDGRNFGYGRQLSYAGRQALKDLFAGGHFATVKAHSDRWQAFVRWCRSKDGPGYNDARQIDRQTLQDYATHLRELIQQGELCIATAQNRLSSVNRTLAALRGNQDVKIANPRQALGQQRSTIRMRAPDGQNLQQVQRVLEALRAQQYERVAAIVLLTRTTGMRLREAILADLPRLRREAVLLGRINIQDGTKGGRSGASAPRWVMVNDEVKAALELARKASPTASRNLLAPSETYAMLLQHTVLPAREILHEYGLKGFHDLRAAYACERYEYLTGYAAPVNGGYGYRIDRNLDQQARQQISLELGHYRVDMVSAYVGGRI; the protein is encoded by the coding sequence ATGGCGCTGGTCGGTCGGCGTGATGGTCGCAACTTTGGTTATGGCCGACAACTGAGCTACGCCGGTCGGCAGGCACTGAAAGATCTGTTTGCCGGCGGCCACTTCGCCACGGTCAAAGCGCATAGCGATCGCTGGCAAGCCTTCGTGCGCTGGTGCCGGTCAAAGGACGGCCCTGGCTACAACGATGCGCGCCAGATTGATCGACAGACGCTGCAGGACTACGCCACTCACCTACGAGAGCTGATCCAGCAAGGCGAACTGTGCATCGCCACTGCGCAAAATCGCCTAAGCAGCGTTAACCGCACTCTCGCTGCACTGCGCGGTAATCAGGATGTGAAAATTGCCAACCCGAGGCAGGCGTTGGGACAACAGCGTTCCACAATCCGCATGCGTGCACCCGATGGCCAAAACTTGCAACAGGTGCAGCGTGTGCTTGAGGCGCTGCGCGCGCAACAATATGAAAGGGTGGCCGCCATTGTTCTGTTGACCCGAACAACTGGTATGCGCCTACGCGAAGCGATCCTGGCGGACCTGCCGCGCTTGCGCCGTGAAGCCGTACTCTTAGGCCGCATCAATATCCAGGACGGTACCAAAGGCGGCCGTTCAGGGGCGTCGGCGCCACGATGGGTAATGGTCAATGATGAGGTGAAGGCGGCGCTCGAGTTGGCGCGTAAAGCATCGCCGACCGCCAGTCGCAACCTATTGGCCCCGAGCGAAACCTACGCCATGCTCCTGCAACACACCGTGCTGCCTGCTCGCGAAATTCTGCATGAATACGGACTAAAGGGGTTTCATGATCTGCGCGCGGCCTACGCTTGCGAACGTTATGAGTACCTCACGGGCTATGCTGCGCCGGTCAACGGTGGCTACGGCTATCGCATTGACCGCAACCTTGACCAGCAAGCGCGCCAACAAATCAGCCTTGAGCTCGGCCATTACCGGGTTGACATGGTTTCGGCCTACGTCGGAGGTCGCATATGA
- a CDS encoding AAA family ATPase, translating to MSKILDFEIKNYKGIVSTRIELAGRLDNPVVTLIGLNESGKTTILEAISQFVSSDRSVSRLYFFSTENKDQFTFIPASKKGAFTGTVSIAATVELEAHDLESIKALVSRAGLDVDTEALAKPFKIAREFSFENSKPKSRIASLGFDFRVRPHGEGEFEVYAQPDNEDENLWKRTADLIEASIPKVAYFPTFLINVPEQISLASDGYEGYEKRHYREIVERIIKFAGFDIDRDVNRPIETYRANYGADWYEKFQRSPEKYQIDNVFQQVSNALSVEVIGGWRRVLSRNATAKRVDLKWVVGGANDPTVIVSFVVSNRDTTYKIAERSIGFRWFFTFLLLTGFKLERENQHKIYVFDEPAANLHSRAQAELLGYFEKMAASGDKIIYSTHSHHMVNPKWLSGAYIIENRPAGQGDDEDYDLDFTPAEVNAIKYKQYLNSFPTRTHYFQPVIDRLQYVVPEIVGTSPCVILEGISDYYALKAAALRTGGKLCFNLIPGVGSSASGNLISLLMGRGEKFIVLLDDDKEGRKARDRYREEWILPEQMVITLADIDASFEGMALEALLGKDSMEAAQESLGLSSVPTKAQYGLILAEYLYRADTSVEVFSAQGLQNLYKVLTFLGERISVLSTDGLLRTAETRD from the coding sequence ATGTCGAAAATCCTTGATTTTGAGATAAAGAACTACAAAGGGATTGTTAGCACACGAATTGAGCTGGCAGGACGATTGGACAACCCAGTCGTGACACTGATTGGACTAAATGAAAGTGGCAAAACCACGATATTGGAAGCCATCTCGCAGTTTGTGAGCAGCGACCGGTCGGTTTCAAGGCTCTACTTCTTCAGTACAGAAAACAAAGATCAGTTCACCTTCATCCCCGCCAGCAAGAAAGGCGCATTTACTGGCACCGTGTCGATTGCTGCGACCGTTGAGCTTGAGGCGCATGATCTGGAGTCGATCAAGGCCCTGGTGAGTCGTGCTGGGTTGGACGTAGACACCGAGGCGCTAGCGAAACCCTTCAAGATCGCAAGAGAGTTCAGCTTCGAAAACAGTAAGCCGAAGTCCAGGATTGCTAGCCTTGGGTTCGACTTCAGGGTCAGGCCACACGGGGAAGGGGAGTTTGAGGTTTATGCCCAGCCGGATAATGAAGACGAAAATCTTTGGAAGCGTACGGCTGATCTGATCGAGGCGTCGATACCGAAGGTCGCGTATTTTCCGACGTTTTTGATCAATGTGCCTGAGCAAATTTCGCTCGCATCCGATGGTTATGAGGGTTACGAGAAGAGGCATTATCGGGAGATTGTCGAGCGCATCATAAAATTCGCTGGCTTCGATATTGACCGGGATGTGAATAGACCTATCGAGACGTATCGGGCTAATTACGGTGCCGATTGGTATGAGAAGTTCCAGCGAAGCCCAGAAAAATACCAGATTGATAATGTCTTCCAACAGGTCTCCAACGCGCTTTCTGTTGAAGTGATTGGCGGTTGGCGGCGCGTTCTGTCGCGCAATGCCACGGCGAAACGGGTCGACCTCAAGTGGGTAGTCGGCGGCGCAAATGACCCCACAGTGATCGTATCGTTTGTCGTGAGTAACCGCGACACGACCTATAAGATCGCCGAGCGATCGATCGGCTTCAGATGGTTTTTCACATTCTTGCTGCTCACGGGCTTTAAGCTCGAACGTGAAAATCAACACAAAATCTACGTCTTTGACGAACCTGCTGCTAACCTGCACTCCCGCGCTCAGGCCGAGCTGCTGGGCTACTTCGAGAAGATGGCGGCCAGCGGCGACAAGATCATCTACTCAACCCATAGCCACCACATGGTGAACCCGAAGTGGTTGTCTGGGGCTTACATCATCGAGAACCGTCCGGCAGGGCAAGGCGATGATGAGGACTATGATCTCGACTTCACACCTGCTGAAGTGAACGCGATCAAGTACAAACAATACCTGAATTCCTTTCCTACCCGTACACACTATTTCCAGCCAGTGATTGACCGCCTGCAGTATGTCGTTCCTGAAATTGTAGGGACTTCACCGTGCGTGATCCTGGAAGGAATCTCGGATTACTACGCGCTCAAGGCCGCAGCATTGCGGACAGGAGGCAAGCTGTGCTTCAACCTGATTCCAGGCGTCGGCTCAAGTGCGTCAGGTAACCTGATCAGCTTGCTCATGGGGCGCGGCGAGAAGTTCATCGTTCTGCTCGATGACGATAAGGAAGGTCGAAAAGCCCGAGATCGCTATCGAGAAGAATGGATCTTGCCCGAGCAGATGGTGATCACCCTGGCAGATATCGATGCCTCGTTCGAAGGAATGGCGCTGGAAGCGCTCTTGGGGAAAGACAGCATGGAGGCTGCTCAGGAGAGCCTGGGATTGAGCTCCGTACCTACCAAGGCTCAGTACGGCCTGATCTTGGCAGAGTACTTGTACAGAGCTGATACGTCGGTTGAGGTATTTTCGGCCCAAGGTCTGCAGAATCTTTACAAAGTTTTAACATTCCTAGGTGAACGTATCTCAGTACTGTCGACAGACGGACTATTGCGTACTGCTGAGACTAGGGACTGA
- a CDS encoding PfkB family carbohydrate kinase, giving the protein MILIRLTGGVYYEQCMCPIWQELFGSGGRAATAIARLGGHVALDTYADRTAEAILRQRAVLEGFSVATHAINQSLHFRYTHGLAKPSIHPVPETSSTTLQITADNVVRFGLLEGDCVVDARNVVYDPQSSRHPVPFHENGSKAERLALVLNRSEAEALHGSDELSAADLARALSKSQNAEIVIIKMGPAGALLFHEGQAHHIPSFVTSQVWKIGSGDVFVASFAHFWLEEGLTPLKAAMQASRATAYYCETKGFASKTELETYHPVAASLPKKSKMGRPPLVYLAGPFFSLGQLWLIEEARARLLEMGLNVFSPVHDVGHGPADEVVQKDLDAIHECDMMLAIGDGLDAGTIYEIGYARALKKPVIMYVENESEEDQKMMAGSGCTLTKDFVTAIYQTAWKAAEL; this is encoded by the coding sequence GTGATTTTGATCAGACTGACTGGCGGTGTGTATTACGAGCAGTGCATGTGCCCCATATGGCAAGAGCTGTTTGGCTCAGGTGGTCGAGCTGCCACAGCGATAGCGCGCCTTGGCGGACACGTCGCCCTGGACACATACGCGGATCGCACCGCGGAGGCCATTCTTCGTCAGAGAGCGGTGCTGGAAGGCTTTTCTGTTGCAACCCATGCCATAAACCAAAGCCTGCACTTCCGGTACACCCATGGACTTGCCAAACCGTCGATCCATCCGGTACCAGAGACCTCTTCGACGACCCTTCAAATCACTGCCGACAATGTGGTTCGGTTTGGACTGCTCGAAGGTGACTGCGTCGTCGATGCCCGTAATGTCGTTTACGACCCACAGAGCTCCCGGCACCCCGTCCCCTTCCATGAGAATGGTTCCAAGGCTGAGCGGCTTGCGCTTGTCCTAAACAGAAGTGAAGCCGAAGCGCTCCATGGCAGTGACGAGTTGAGCGCAGCCGATTTGGCCCGGGCACTTTCGAAGTCGCAGAACGCCGAGATCGTCATCATCAAGATGGGCCCTGCCGGCGCCCTGCTATTCCATGAAGGCCAAGCGCACCACATCCCCTCCTTCGTGACGTCGCAGGTGTGGAAGATTGGTTCGGGTGATGTGTTCGTCGCGAGCTTCGCGCACTTCTGGCTCGAAGAAGGGCTTACCCCACTCAAGGCCGCCATGCAGGCCTCACGTGCCACGGCGTACTACTGCGAGACGAAGGGCTTTGCCTCTAAAACAGAGCTAGAGACCTATCACCCCGTCGCCGCCAGCCTGCCGAAGAAATCAAAAATGGGCAGGCCTCCCCTGGTATACCTCGCCGGCCCATTCTTTTCGCTGGGACAGCTTTGGCTCATCGAGGAGGCTCGCGCCCGGCTTTTGGAAATGGGATTGAACGTGTTTTCCCCCGTCCATGACGTTGGCCACGGGCCTGCGGATGAAGTCGTGCAGAAAGATCTCGATGCGATCCACGAATGCGACATGATGCTCGCAATCGGGGACGGCCTCGACGCTGGGACGATCTATGAGATCGGCTACGCGCGTGCACTCAAGAAGCCCGTCATCATGTACGTGGAGAATGAGTCGGAAGAGGATCAGAAGATGATGGCCGGCTCGGGCTGCACGCTGACAAAGGACTTCGTCACCGCCATTTACCAAACCGCATGGAAGGCAGCTGAGTTATGA
- a CDS encoding 7-cyano-7-deazaguanine synthase, whose translation MKRALLLSGGMDSLAVAWWLRPEIGITLNYGQLAAEAEICASKAICGQLQIEHHVISIDCRSVGSGDMAGGQADAHAPASDWWPYRNQMLVTLAAMKAISLGVKKLYLGTVKSDGSHRDGTPEFIAAINQLMVIQEGEMTVEAPAIKLSTTELVRTAGVPSSMLAWAHSCHKSSVPCGNCRGCNKYFEVWQEIEHGLDHA comes from the coding sequence ATGAAGCGCGCCCTCCTCTTATCAGGCGGCATGGATTCACTCGCGGTGGCCTGGTGGCTGCGCCCTGAAATCGGCATCACGCTGAACTATGGCCAGCTCGCCGCTGAGGCAGAAATCTGTGCCTCGAAGGCCATCTGCGGACAGCTCCAGATTGAGCACCATGTCATTTCCATCGACTGCCGATCGGTCGGCTCCGGCGACATGGCAGGAGGCCAGGCGGATGCCCATGCGCCTGCCAGTGACTGGTGGCCGTACCGGAACCAGATGCTCGTCACCCTGGCGGCCATGAAAGCCATCAGCCTGGGTGTTAAAAAGCTCTACCTGGGCACCGTGAAATCCGATGGTTCCCACCGCGACGGTACTCCGGAGTTCATCGCTGCCATCAATCAGCTGATGGTCATCCAGGAGGGTGAGATGACCGTTGAGGCGCCTGCGATCAAGTTGAGCACCACCGAGCTTGTAAGAACTGCCGGCGTGCCGTCTTCTATGCTGGCCTGGGCTCACAGCTGTCACAAATCGAGCGTGCCGTGCGGCAATTGCCGAGGCTGCAACAAGTACTTCGAGGTCTGGCAAGAGATTGAACATGGATTGGATCACGCTTAG
- a CDS encoding nitroreductase family protein gives MDWITLSSPTVLAEPGHYQPFTWPDGTFHALPETEDAGDEGILNLLDHRRTRRTFNALSEGQLGQLLWRCARTQSIAESDYGFDLELRPTPSAGAMHPIHILVHLPGASNWSRYDSRRNGLVELPGSAEAFAGLEEQCHEALPAAHATRLLLVAEPGKTCAKYQHGESLIWRDAGALLAVMAVIAEALDYSFCPLGITGEPWAGRLAPAGVLTGVGVALVGGPTPQR, from the coding sequence ATGGATTGGATCACGCTTAGTAGCCCGACGGTACTAGCTGAGCCTGGCCACTATCAGCCCTTCACCTGGCCCGATGGCACATTCCATGCGCTGCCCGAAACAGAGGATGCCGGTGACGAAGGCATCCTCAATCTTCTCGATCACAGACGCACCAGGCGAACGTTCAATGCCTTGAGTGAAGGCCAGCTGGGCCAGCTGCTGTGGCGCTGCGCGCGTACGCAATCCATTGCCGAGTCGGACTATGGCTTCGACCTGGAATTGCGACCAACGCCATCTGCCGGCGCAATGCACCCCATCCATATCCTGGTTCACCTTCCGGGTGCGTCGAACTGGAGCCGCTACGATAGTCGCCGGAACGGTCTTGTCGAGCTACCAGGATCAGCTGAAGCCTTCGCTGGATTGGAAGAGCAGTGCCATGAAGCACTGCCCGCCGCGCATGCAACGCGGTTGCTCCTGGTGGCCGAACCCGGAAAAACGTGCGCCAAATACCAGCACGGAGAAAGCCTGATCTGGCGAGACGCTGGAGCACTCTTGGCGGTCATGGCCGTGATTGCTGAAGCCTTGGACTACTCGTTTTGCCCGCTGGGGATTACGGGTGAGCCGTGGGCTGGTCGACTCGCACCTGCCGGTGTGCTCACTGGTGTCGGTGTCGCACTCGTTGGTGGGCCGACACCGCAGCGCTAG